Proteins found in one Triticum aestivum cultivar Chinese Spring chromosome 4D, IWGSC CS RefSeq v2.1, whole genome shotgun sequence genomic segment:
- the LOC123097416 gene encoding rho GTPase-activating protein 7 isoform X1, whose product MSSPPAPGGAFDRYVQRGGAVAVPASSGNTVFKSGHLFISSKGLGWKSWKKRWFILTRTSLVFFKSDPNTLPQRSGEVSATLGGIDLNNSGRVYFLCSVVVREDKKLLTVLFPDGRDGRAFTLKAETSEDLFEWKAALEEALAQAPNAALVMGHNGIFRNDTCDAYETTAPNWREKRPVKSLVVGRPILLALEDIDGSPSFLEKALRYLEKHGIRVEGILRQAADVEEVDRRLCEYEQGRTEFAPGEDAHIVGDCVKHVLRELPSSPVPASCCTALLEAFRLETKEARINAMHSAISETFPEPNRRLLQRILKMMYIVASHTMENRMTASAVAACMAPLLLRPLLAGECEMDEVFDVDGDDSVQLLAAANAANSAQGIVATLMEEYEIIFDDDHLVRSSLSPGSQIEDSGSEASTDDVNMDTKDNGFHDAENDVDQEMDDDNGAERILSGKLSESSGYAGSDLYDYKVHADDSDADCSVDDKGLEEETDLSKVPKIHSSENGSKNMEMPLSEKNPSNPTSGHETPLSMGEILSSLDPGITLPSISSEYSADRHSNKTNGSHSHVKRSNFWGRNSARKSQHSESVDSSGEEELAIQRLEIAKNDLQNRIAKEARGNAVLQASLERRKQALHERRLALEQDVSRLQEQLQAERDLRSALEVGLSMSSGQFSSPRAMDSKTRAELEEIALAEADVARLKQKVAELHLLLNQQRQQQYGPSLDANDRYHCNPGHFSQQNFVQPGFDMNLAFCNQEKHRNEESSVDASQWRNIKQHVLPFGSSRPLTRKLSLDASSSDSRGMEASTSMSSENTSVVVNVPKLAEGVGYGRQPMVASSTLVELTTRLDFFKERRSQLMEQLHSLDLGHGSASQGFQYKPPSPWNSPR is encoded by the exons GTTTTCAAGAGTGGACATCTCTTCATATCATCCAAAG GACTTGGATGGAAATCATGGAAAAAACGCTGGTTCATCCTCACACGAACATCATTAGTTTTCTTCAAGAGTGATCCT AATACCTTGCCCCAGAGAAGTGGTGAAGTGAGTGCTACTCTGGGTGGGATTGATTTAAACAATTCTGGCAG AGTATATTTCTTGTGCAGTGTGGTAGTCAGAGAAGACAAAAAATTGTTGACTGTCCTTTTCCCAGATGGTCGTGATGGTCGTGCCTTCACCCTTAAG GCAGAAACTTCTGAAGatttatttgagtggaaagcagcaTTAGAAGAAGCTCTTGCACAGGCTCCAAATGCAGCTCTTGTGATGGGGCACAATGGGATATTTCGCAATGACACTTGTGATGCATATGAAACAACGGCTCCAAATT GGCGAGAGAAAAGGCCAGTCAAGTCACTAGTTGTTGGCAGGCCAATTCTGCTTGCGCTCGAAGATATCGATGGCAGCCCTTCTTTTCTAGAAAAAGCTCTGCGTTATCTTGAGAAACATG GGATAAGGGTGGAAGGAATTTTGCGCCAGGCTGCCGATGTGGAGGAGGTTGATAGGAggctatgtgaatatgaacaag GAAGAACCGAGTTTGCACCAGGCGAGGATGCACATATTGTTGGTGACTGTGTGAAG CATGTTCTTCGTGAGCTACCATCTTCGCCAGTACCTGCTTCTTGTTGTACAGCTTTATTGGAAGCTTTTC GCTTGGAGACTAAGGAAGCTCGGATAAATGCTATGCATTCAGCTATATCTGAGACATTTCCTGAGCCTAATCGGCGCTTGTTACAGAG AATCTTGAAAATGATGTACATTGTTGCTTCTCATACCATGGAGAATCGGATGACCGCATCAGCAGTTGCTGCCTGTATGGCCCCTCTCTTGTTGCGTCCGCTTTTGGCTGGGGAGTGTGAGATGGATGAAGTATTTGATGTGGATGGTGATGATTCTGTCCAGCTTCTTGCTGCTGCAAATGCTGCAAACAGCGCTCAGGGCATTGTTGCAACTCTCATGGAGGAATATGAGATTATATTTGAT GATGACCATCTTGTCAGGTCTTCCCTATCACCTGGGTCTCAGATTGAAGACAGTGGCAGTGAAGCATCAACTGATGATGTAAATATGGACACAAAAGATAATGGATTTCATGATGCAGAAAATGATGTAGATCAAGAAATGGACGATGACAATGGTGCAGAGCGTATACTTAGTGGAAAATTGAGTGAGAGCAGTGGATATGCTGGGAGCGACTTATATGATTACAAG GTTCATGCTGATGATTCAGACGCTGATTGCTCTGTTGATGATAAAGGATTGGAAGAAGAGACAGATTTAAGCAAAGTTCCAAAAATTCATTCATCTGAAAATGGTTCAAAAAATATGGAAATGCCTCTGAGTGAAAAGAATCCTTCCAACCCAACATCCGGTCATGAAACTCCATTGTCTATGGGAGAGATCCTTTCTTCTTTGGATCCTGGAATTACTTTACCTAGTATCAGTTCGGAATATTCTGCAGACAGACACTCGAACAAAACTAATGGATCTCACTCACATGTGAAGCGTAGTAACTTTTGGGGGCGTAATAGT GCAAGAAAGAGTCAGCATTCAGAATCAGTCGACTCATCTGGTGAAGAAGA GCTTGCGATTCAAAGGCTTGAAATTGCGAAGAATGATTTGCAGAACAGAATTGCCAAAGAG GCTCGGGGTAATGCAGTTCTACAGGCGAGTTTAGAAAGAAGAAAGCAAGCACTACATGAGCGCCGTTTGGCCCTGGAACAGGAT GTGTCCAGGTTGCAAGAGCAGCTACAAGCTGAGAGAGATCTTAGATCTGCACTGGAGGTTGGGTTGAGCATGTCTTCTGGACAGTTTTCAAGTCCACGTGCTATGGACTCAAAG ACAAGGGCTGAGCTTGAGGAGATTGCTCTCGCTGAAGCTGACGTTGCGAGGTTAAAACAGAAGGTGGCTGAACTTCACCTCCTACTCAATCAACAACGCCAACAACAATATGGCCCATCTCTTGATGCAAATGATCGGTATCACTGTAATCCTGGCCATTTTTCACAGCA AAACTTTGTTCAACCAGGATTTGACATGAACCTTGCCTTTTGCAATCAAGAGAAGCACAGAAATGAG GAGAGCTCGGTGGATGCATCTCAATGGAGGAACATCAAACAACATGTGCTACCTTTTGGTTCTTCAAGGCCACTAACCCGCAAGCTTTCCTTAGACGCATCTTCAAGTGATTCACGAGGCATGGAGGCATCAACAAGCATGTCATCAGAGAACACTTCTGTGGTAGTCAATGTTCCCAAGTTAGCCGAG GGTGTTGGATATGGGAGGCAGCCAATGGTGGCATCCTCCACTTTGGTAGAACTAACAACTAGGCTAGATTTCTTTAAAGAACGGAGGTCGCAGCTGATGGAACAACTCCATAGTCTTGATTTAGGGCATGGATCTGCTTCTCAGGGTTTTCAGTACAAGCCGCCTTCTCCTTGGAACAGTCCAAGGTAG
- the LOC123097416 gene encoding rho GTPase-activating protein 7 isoform X3, with protein MSSPPAPGGAFDRYVQRGGAVAVPASSGNTVFKSGHLFISSKGLGWKSWKKRWFILTRTSLVFFKSDPNTLPQRSGEVSATLGGIDLNNSGRVYFLCSVVVREDKKLLTVLFPDGRDGRAFTLKAETSEDLFEWKAALEEALAQAPNAALVMGHNGIFRNDTCDAYETTAPNWREKRPVKSLVVGRPILLALEDIDGSPSFLEKALRYLEKHGIRVEGILRQAADVEEVDRRLCEYEQGRTEFAPGEDAHIVGDCVKHVLRELPSSPVPASCCTALLEAFRLETKEARINAMHSAISETFPEPNRRLLQRILKMMYIVASHTMENRMTASAVAACMAPLLLRPLLAGECEMDEVFDVDGDDSVQLLAAANAANSAQGIVATLMEEYEIIFDDDHLVRSSLSPGSQIEDSGSEASTDDVNMDTKDNGFHDAENDVDQEMDDDNGAERILSGKLSESSGYAGSDLYDYKVHADDSDADCSVDDKGLEEETDLSKVPKIHSSENGSKNMEMPLSEKNPSNPTSGHETPLSMGEILSSLDPGITLPSISSEYSADRHSNKTNGSHSHVKRSNFWGRNSARKSQHSESVDSSGEEELAIQRLEIAKNDLQNRIAKEARGNAVLQASLERRKQALHERRLALEQDVSRLQEQLQAERDLRSALEVGLSMSSGQFSSPRAMDSKTRAELEEIALAEADVARLKQKVAELHLLLNQQRQQQYGPSLDANDRNFVQPGFDMNLAFCNQEKHRNEESSVDASQWRNIKQHVLPFGSSRPLTRKLSLDASSSDSRGMEASTSMSSENTSVVVNVPKLAEGVGYGRQPMVASSTLVELTTRLDFFKERRSQLMEQLHSLDLGHGSASQGFQYKPPSPWNSPR; from the exons GTTTTCAAGAGTGGACATCTCTTCATATCATCCAAAG GACTTGGATGGAAATCATGGAAAAAACGCTGGTTCATCCTCACACGAACATCATTAGTTTTCTTCAAGAGTGATCCT AATACCTTGCCCCAGAGAAGTGGTGAAGTGAGTGCTACTCTGGGTGGGATTGATTTAAACAATTCTGGCAG AGTATATTTCTTGTGCAGTGTGGTAGTCAGAGAAGACAAAAAATTGTTGACTGTCCTTTTCCCAGATGGTCGTGATGGTCGTGCCTTCACCCTTAAG GCAGAAACTTCTGAAGatttatttgagtggaaagcagcaTTAGAAGAAGCTCTTGCACAGGCTCCAAATGCAGCTCTTGTGATGGGGCACAATGGGATATTTCGCAATGACACTTGTGATGCATATGAAACAACGGCTCCAAATT GGCGAGAGAAAAGGCCAGTCAAGTCACTAGTTGTTGGCAGGCCAATTCTGCTTGCGCTCGAAGATATCGATGGCAGCCCTTCTTTTCTAGAAAAAGCTCTGCGTTATCTTGAGAAACATG GGATAAGGGTGGAAGGAATTTTGCGCCAGGCTGCCGATGTGGAGGAGGTTGATAGGAggctatgtgaatatgaacaag GAAGAACCGAGTTTGCACCAGGCGAGGATGCACATATTGTTGGTGACTGTGTGAAG CATGTTCTTCGTGAGCTACCATCTTCGCCAGTACCTGCTTCTTGTTGTACAGCTTTATTGGAAGCTTTTC GCTTGGAGACTAAGGAAGCTCGGATAAATGCTATGCATTCAGCTATATCTGAGACATTTCCTGAGCCTAATCGGCGCTTGTTACAGAG AATCTTGAAAATGATGTACATTGTTGCTTCTCATACCATGGAGAATCGGATGACCGCATCAGCAGTTGCTGCCTGTATGGCCCCTCTCTTGTTGCGTCCGCTTTTGGCTGGGGAGTGTGAGATGGATGAAGTATTTGATGTGGATGGTGATGATTCTGTCCAGCTTCTTGCTGCTGCAAATGCTGCAAACAGCGCTCAGGGCATTGTTGCAACTCTCATGGAGGAATATGAGATTATATTTGAT GATGACCATCTTGTCAGGTCTTCCCTATCACCTGGGTCTCAGATTGAAGACAGTGGCAGTGAAGCATCAACTGATGATGTAAATATGGACACAAAAGATAATGGATTTCATGATGCAGAAAATGATGTAGATCAAGAAATGGACGATGACAATGGTGCAGAGCGTATACTTAGTGGAAAATTGAGTGAGAGCAGTGGATATGCTGGGAGCGACTTATATGATTACAAG GTTCATGCTGATGATTCAGACGCTGATTGCTCTGTTGATGATAAAGGATTGGAAGAAGAGACAGATTTAAGCAAAGTTCCAAAAATTCATTCATCTGAAAATGGTTCAAAAAATATGGAAATGCCTCTGAGTGAAAAGAATCCTTCCAACCCAACATCCGGTCATGAAACTCCATTGTCTATGGGAGAGATCCTTTCTTCTTTGGATCCTGGAATTACTTTACCTAGTATCAGTTCGGAATATTCTGCAGACAGACACTCGAACAAAACTAATGGATCTCACTCACATGTGAAGCGTAGTAACTTTTGGGGGCGTAATAGT GCAAGAAAGAGTCAGCATTCAGAATCAGTCGACTCATCTGGTGAAGAAGA GCTTGCGATTCAAAGGCTTGAAATTGCGAAGAATGATTTGCAGAACAGAATTGCCAAAGAG GCTCGGGGTAATGCAGTTCTACAGGCGAGTTTAGAAAGAAGAAAGCAAGCACTACATGAGCGCCGTTTGGCCCTGGAACAGGAT GTGTCCAGGTTGCAAGAGCAGCTACAAGCTGAGAGAGATCTTAGATCTGCACTGGAGGTTGGGTTGAGCATGTCTTCTGGACAGTTTTCAAGTCCACGTGCTATGGACTCAAAG ACAAGGGCTGAGCTTGAGGAGATTGCTCTCGCTGAAGCTGACGTTGCGAGGTTAAAACAGAAGGTGGCTGAACTTCACCTCCTACTCAATCAACAACGCCAACAACAATATGGCCCATCTCTTGATGCAAATGATCG AAACTTTGTTCAACCAGGATTTGACATGAACCTTGCCTTTTGCAATCAAGAGAAGCACAGAAATGAG GAGAGCTCGGTGGATGCATCTCAATGGAGGAACATCAAACAACATGTGCTACCTTTTGGTTCTTCAAGGCCACTAACCCGCAAGCTTTCCTTAGACGCATCTTCAAGTGATTCACGAGGCATGGAGGCATCAACAAGCATGTCATCAGAGAACACTTCTGTGGTAGTCAATGTTCCCAAGTTAGCCGAG GGTGTTGGATATGGGAGGCAGCCAATGGTGGCATCCTCCACTTTGGTAGAACTAACAACTAGGCTAGATTTCTTTAAAGAACGGAGGTCGCAGCTGATGGAACAACTCCATAGTCTTGATTTAGGGCATGGATCTGCTTCTCAGGGTTTTCAGTACAAGCCGCCTTCTCCTTGGAACAGTCCAAGGTAG
- the LOC123097416 gene encoding rho GTPase-activating protein 7 isoform X2 — MSSPPAPGGAFDRYVQRGGAVAVPASSGNTVFKSGHLFISSKGLGWKSWKKRWFILTRTSLVFFKSDPNTLPQRSGEVSATLGGIDLNNSGSVVVREDKKLLTVLFPDGRDGRAFTLKAETSEDLFEWKAALEEALAQAPNAALVMGHNGIFRNDTCDAYETTAPNWREKRPVKSLVVGRPILLALEDIDGSPSFLEKALRYLEKHGIRVEGILRQAADVEEVDRRLCEYEQGRTEFAPGEDAHIVGDCVKHVLRELPSSPVPASCCTALLEAFRLETKEARINAMHSAISETFPEPNRRLLQRILKMMYIVASHTMENRMTASAVAACMAPLLLRPLLAGECEMDEVFDVDGDDSVQLLAAANAANSAQGIVATLMEEYEIIFDDDHLVRSSLSPGSQIEDSGSEASTDDVNMDTKDNGFHDAENDVDQEMDDDNGAERILSGKLSESSGYAGSDLYDYKVHADDSDADCSVDDKGLEEETDLSKVPKIHSSENGSKNMEMPLSEKNPSNPTSGHETPLSMGEILSSLDPGITLPSISSEYSADRHSNKTNGSHSHVKRSNFWGRNSARKSQHSESVDSSGEEELAIQRLEIAKNDLQNRIAKEARGNAVLQASLERRKQALHERRLALEQDVSRLQEQLQAERDLRSALEVGLSMSSGQFSSPRAMDSKTRAELEEIALAEADVARLKQKVAELHLLLNQQRQQQYGPSLDANDRYHCNPGHFSQQNFVQPGFDMNLAFCNQEKHRNEESSVDASQWRNIKQHVLPFGSSRPLTRKLSLDASSSDSRGMEASTSMSSENTSVVVNVPKLAEGVGYGRQPMVASSTLVELTTRLDFFKERRSQLMEQLHSLDLGHGSASQGFQYKPPSPWNSPR; from the exons GTTTTCAAGAGTGGACATCTCTTCATATCATCCAAAG GACTTGGATGGAAATCATGGAAAAAACGCTGGTTCATCCTCACACGAACATCATTAGTTTTCTTCAAGAGTGATCCT AATACCTTGCCCCAGAGAAGTGGTGAAGTGAGTGCTACTCTGGGTGGGATTGATTTAAACAATTCTGGCAG TGTGGTAGTCAGAGAAGACAAAAAATTGTTGACTGTCCTTTTCCCAGATGGTCGTGATGGTCGTGCCTTCACCCTTAAG GCAGAAACTTCTGAAGatttatttgagtggaaagcagcaTTAGAAGAAGCTCTTGCACAGGCTCCAAATGCAGCTCTTGTGATGGGGCACAATGGGATATTTCGCAATGACACTTGTGATGCATATGAAACAACGGCTCCAAATT GGCGAGAGAAAAGGCCAGTCAAGTCACTAGTTGTTGGCAGGCCAATTCTGCTTGCGCTCGAAGATATCGATGGCAGCCCTTCTTTTCTAGAAAAAGCTCTGCGTTATCTTGAGAAACATG GGATAAGGGTGGAAGGAATTTTGCGCCAGGCTGCCGATGTGGAGGAGGTTGATAGGAggctatgtgaatatgaacaag GAAGAACCGAGTTTGCACCAGGCGAGGATGCACATATTGTTGGTGACTGTGTGAAG CATGTTCTTCGTGAGCTACCATCTTCGCCAGTACCTGCTTCTTGTTGTACAGCTTTATTGGAAGCTTTTC GCTTGGAGACTAAGGAAGCTCGGATAAATGCTATGCATTCAGCTATATCTGAGACATTTCCTGAGCCTAATCGGCGCTTGTTACAGAG AATCTTGAAAATGATGTACATTGTTGCTTCTCATACCATGGAGAATCGGATGACCGCATCAGCAGTTGCTGCCTGTATGGCCCCTCTCTTGTTGCGTCCGCTTTTGGCTGGGGAGTGTGAGATGGATGAAGTATTTGATGTGGATGGTGATGATTCTGTCCAGCTTCTTGCTGCTGCAAATGCTGCAAACAGCGCTCAGGGCATTGTTGCAACTCTCATGGAGGAATATGAGATTATATTTGAT GATGACCATCTTGTCAGGTCTTCCCTATCACCTGGGTCTCAGATTGAAGACAGTGGCAGTGAAGCATCAACTGATGATGTAAATATGGACACAAAAGATAATGGATTTCATGATGCAGAAAATGATGTAGATCAAGAAATGGACGATGACAATGGTGCAGAGCGTATACTTAGTGGAAAATTGAGTGAGAGCAGTGGATATGCTGGGAGCGACTTATATGATTACAAG GTTCATGCTGATGATTCAGACGCTGATTGCTCTGTTGATGATAAAGGATTGGAAGAAGAGACAGATTTAAGCAAAGTTCCAAAAATTCATTCATCTGAAAATGGTTCAAAAAATATGGAAATGCCTCTGAGTGAAAAGAATCCTTCCAACCCAACATCCGGTCATGAAACTCCATTGTCTATGGGAGAGATCCTTTCTTCTTTGGATCCTGGAATTACTTTACCTAGTATCAGTTCGGAATATTCTGCAGACAGACACTCGAACAAAACTAATGGATCTCACTCACATGTGAAGCGTAGTAACTTTTGGGGGCGTAATAGT GCAAGAAAGAGTCAGCATTCAGAATCAGTCGACTCATCTGGTGAAGAAGA GCTTGCGATTCAAAGGCTTGAAATTGCGAAGAATGATTTGCAGAACAGAATTGCCAAAGAG GCTCGGGGTAATGCAGTTCTACAGGCGAGTTTAGAAAGAAGAAAGCAAGCACTACATGAGCGCCGTTTGGCCCTGGAACAGGAT GTGTCCAGGTTGCAAGAGCAGCTACAAGCTGAGAGAGATCTTAGATCTGCACTGGAGGTTGGGTTGAGCATGTCTTCTGGACAGTTTTCAAGTCCACGTGCTATGGACTCAAAG ACAAGGGCTGAGCTTGAGGAGATTGCTCTCGCTGAAGCTGACGTTGCGAGGTTAAAACAGAAGGTGGCTGAACTTCACCTCCTACTCAATCAACAACGCCAACAACAATATGGCCCATCTCTTGATGCAAATGATCGGTATCACTGTAATCCTGGCCATTTTTCACAGCA AAACTTTGTTCAACCAGGATTTGACATGAACCTTGCCTTTTGCAATCAAGAGAAGCACAGAAATGAG GAGAGCTCGGTGGATGCATCTCAATGGAGGAACATCAAACAACATGTGCTACCTTTTGGTTCTTCAAGGCCACTAACCCGCAAGCTTTCCTTAGACGCATCTTCAAGTGATTCACGAGGCATGGAGGCATCAACAAGCATGTCATCAGAGAACACTTCTGTGGTAGTCAATGTTCCCAAGTTAGCCGAG GGTGTTGGATATGGGAGGCAGCCAATGGTGGCATCCTCCACTTTGGTAGAACTAACAACTAGGCTAGATTTCTTTAAAGAACGGAGGTCGCAGCTGATGGAACAACTCCATAGTCTTGATTTAGGGCATGGATCTGCTTCTCAGGGTTTTCAGTACAAGCCGCCTTCTCCTTGGAACAGTCCAAGGTAG